Within bacterium, the genomic segment GCCGTGGGCGTGGCCGCTCGCCTCGGCTTCTTCGTGCGCGGCGTGGTTCTCTTCGGCGGGCGGCTCCTCGACGCCGCGGACGTGGACGCGGACCCGCGCCGCGTCGAGCGCCCCGCGCCGCGCCCGCTCCACGCCCACCTCGACGCCGTCGAGGCCGAGGCGGCGCGGCAGCGAGGCCAGCGTCTCCTCCGGCAGCCCGAGATCGGCGAACAGGCCGAGGAACATGTCCCCGGCGGCGCCGCCGAGCGGATCGAGATGCAGGATGCGGGCCATCGCCGAGTCTCCTCGCGGCGCGCGACCGAGCGACGCGCGCGCCTTCCGGCCGCGGGGGCCGGACGCACGGATGCTAGCAACAAACGAGGCGCTTCGCCCTCTCCGGCGGGCGCGGAAGGGGGGCTTCGCGCCGCGCCCGCGGAACGCGCCGAAACCGCGACGAGATCGACGTCGCCGGGCGGCGCGGAACGGCGCTTCGCCGACCGGCCGCCGCGGGCTCGCCGTCAGACGACGACGTCGTCGTCCACGAGTTCGAGATCGAGGCGCGGGAGACGCCAACGGGCGCCGGCGCGCCGCGCCGGCACGGCGAGCAGCTCCAGCGTCCCCTGCGGCGCGGGGAGCCCGGCCATCTTCGCCAGCGGGGCGAGCGTCTCCGGACCGAGCCGCCCGCCGATCGGGTAGGGGGGCTCGGCCCCGGCGACGATCGTCCAGGCGCCGAGCAGGCGCGAGGCGGCGCGGGCGAGGGTCATCGGCCGCGCGGTCAGGAAGGCGGGAACGGCCACCGGCCCCTTGCGCCAGAACGGCAGCGCGGTCGCCTCGCCCGCGTCGCCGGGCGGCAGGTCGGCGACGCGCCGCGCCGTGATCGGCGTCGCGATCCCCGCGGTGAAGAGGAAGGCTCGCCCGCATTCCTTGCAGAAGCAGACGATGTCCCGCGCGCTGCCGGCGAGGTCGCCGTTGCAGACCGGACAGGCGAGCGGCACGAAGCGCGGCCCGCGGCTCACGACTTCTCCTCCATCGAGCGCGCGAGGCGGACCAGGCCGACGCCGGCGGCGGCGAGGATCGCGGCCGCGAAGACGACCATGCGCAGGCGGGACGCGGCGATGTCGTAGTGCGAGGCCTGCGTGAAGAGCCCCGCGTGCGCCAGCGCCCCTCCGGCGAGCCCCGCGACCGCGGCCCCGAGCGAGAGGAGCCGTCGCTCCAGCGCGCGGACCGAGACGGGCGCAAGGTCGTACGACACGACCTCGCCCGAGACGCCGTCGATCGCCGCCGTGCCCCGCGCGCCGCCGCGCGAGAGGCGCGCGAAGTAGACCGGGTGGTAGACGAGCCCCATCTCCCGCGTCAGCTCCACCGCCTCGGCCTCCGCGCCGGGCAGCAGCCCGCCGATCAGTCCCTCGCGCGCCGCGGCCATCACCGCGTCCACCTCCGCTTCGGCGCGCCGCCGCGGCACGAACGGATCGAGCACGACGCCGCGTTCGCGCAGATCGGGATGGAACAGGATCAGCTTCCGCCCGCGCCCCTCCTTGCGCCCCGCGGCGAGCCCGGGCACGCGCTGCCGCCGGCGGTCGAGGGTCGGCAAGCCCATCTCGTCGAGCGGGCAGGCGGAGACGAGCGCCACCTGCACCCGCTGCACCTCGCGCGAGACGTCCTCCGGCGCGCCCTCGACGCGCCGCTGGACGTACGAGGCGCGGCCGTCCTCGGCGATGTCCCGCTCGAGGACCGTCTTCTCGCGCGCCCGCTGTCCCCGCACGCGTCCCACGAGCACGCTCTCGGCGCGCCAGAACGGAACGAAGATCAGCTCGGCGGAATCGACCTGCGGCGCCGGCTGCCCGTCGGCCGCGGCCCGTTCCGCGATCCGCGCCGCGAGGGCGTCCGGCTCGATCTCCGGCAGCGCGGCCAGCGCGGGACCGCCGCGGGCGTCCTCGATCCGTCCGAGGACGCCGCACGACTCGCAGCGCGCGAGCTGCCCCGCCGCCCCCTCGGGGTCGGGCGTGCCGCCGCAGCGCGGGCAGGCGAGCGGCGCGATCTCGTCGGCGCGGCTCATCGGGACGCCTTCCACCAGACGACGCCGAGGGCGGCGCCGGCGACGGCGAGCGAGTAGGGGAACGGAAGGACGATCGCGCCGGCGGCGCTCGCGGCGAGGACGAGCAGCGACTCGCGCTCCAGAAGGCCGCGCGGCGCGGCGGCGCGCGAGGCGGCGACGTCGGGGGCGAGGACCTGCCCCGACAGCGCGTCGCACCACGCGGCGGAGACGCGCCCCGAGGAGCGCAGCGCCACGCGGTAGAACGGATAGTCGATCCGCGCCGTTGCCGCGGGCGGCTCGAACGCCGGCTCGACGCGCGCCGCCCCCTTCGCCGCCGCGGCCGCCTCTTCGCCGCCGTCGGCGACGAGGTCGGTCCCGGCGGGACGCCACGCTTCGCGGAGGGCGGGCGGCAGGTCGGCCAGCGGGGCGAGCGGCTCGCGGGGCGAGCCGGTCTTGGCGAACGGGTAGAAGACCAGATCGGCCGTCCCCGCGGTCCACGGCTCGGGGGCGCCGGAGAGGGCGGACGCGACGAGGCGCCGCGCGTCGTCGGGGGACAGGCGCGGCTTGGCGAGCATCGGCCGCGCGACCTCGTCCGGCGAGGCGAAGATCGCGCCGCACCACGGGCAGCGGTCGATCCGCGCCAGCGACGGATCGTCGATCGTCGCGCCGCACGACGGGCAGGTGGACGCCTCGGTCATCGGCGCGCCACGTCCGCGCCGCTCCGCAGGGCGGCGCTCTGGCTCGGTGCTCCCGGCGTCCACTGGGACAAGAAAGCCTCGCTGCGATCGCGCGGCGCCCCGCCGCGCGTCGATGGCCTCATACTCCCGGCGGGGAACGGTCCCGTCAACCCCGGCGGCGGCGGTGGATGCGGGGGAGCGGCTGGGCTAGATTTCCCCCCGCGCATCTATTTGGGGATGCCCTTTCCGAATCAAGGCGCAGCAGTGACCGATCAGGAACGGTTGACGCAAATCAATCCGACGCTCGGGCGCGGCTTCCGTCCGCCCGCCGCGCTGGTGTTGCTGACGGTCGTGCTCGTCGTCGGTCTGGTTCCGCTCGTCTTCTACGGCCGCCTCGTCACGAACGAGATGACCGACGCCCTCGTCGCCTCGGCGCAGGAACGGCAGTTGCGGTTGGCCGAGGCGGCGGCGATGCGCCTCGACGCGTTCGTCGACCAGAGCGGACGCGAGGCGGCGAAGATCGGCGAGGCGCTGGCGAGCCTTCCGGCGATCGACGCGCCGCGGCTCGGCGCCTTCCTCGACGACGCGACCGCCGCGGTCCGCTTCGTGCCCGTCGGCGGCGCGCCGCTCGCCGCGGCCTGGCCCGACGCCGACCTCGGCGCGCTGCGCGGTCCGCTCGACCAGGACGCGCGGGCCGCCGCCGACCAATCGGTCGCCCCGGCCGCCGGCGCGCCGCGTCCCGTGCTGATGGCCGGGCCGTTCGCGCTGGAGCGGCCGCGCGGCCTCGCGGTGATCGTCTCCTGTCCCGTGCAGCGCGGCGGGCGCGTCGTCGGCGTCTACCAGCAGGTCGCGCTGATCGAGAAGACGTGGGCCGAGGCCACGGCCGCCGTGCCGGAGCCGATGCGGATCTTCCTGCTCCGCGGCGACGGGGCCGTCGTCTCCGCGCCGCGCGGCCTCGCGGCCGGCGCCGACGCGTTCGGCCGGCGCGAGGTCGTGCAGCAGTTCCTCGCCTCGCGCGGCCGGTCGCGCGGCTCGCGCTCGTACGAAGGGGCGGGGCCGGACGGCGCGCCGCGCCCGATGCTCGGCTCGTTCGCCGCGACGGCGCACGGCTGGGGCGTCTTCGTCGAGGTGGACCAGAACCTGGCGCTCGCGCCGGTGGCGCGGCTGACGCGGCTGGCGACCTACGGCGCCGCGCTCGCCGCGGCCCTCGCGCTCGGCGCCGCGCTGCTCCTCGGCGGCATGATCAGCCGCCCGATCCAGCGGCTCGCCGCGATCTCGAACCGGTTGGCGGAAGGGGAATTCGAGGAACGCGCTCCCGGCTCGCGCGTCGCCGAGCTCGACGTCCTCGCCTCGAACTTCAACCGCATGGCGGCGCGGCTCGGCGAACTCGTCGAGCGGTTCCGCGTCGCGGCGCGCGACGCGAACGACATGTTCCTCGGCACGATCCGCGCGCTCGCCGAGGCGATCGACGAAAAGGACCCCTACACCAAGGGCCATTCGGTGCGGGTCAACCGCTGCGCGGTGATCATCGGCCGCTACCTCGGCCTGTCGCGCGAGGAGATGCGCCACCTGCAGATCTCCTCGCTGCTGCACGACGTGGGGAAGATCGGCATCGACGACGCGATCCTCAAGAAGCCCGCGGCGCTCTCGGAGGACGAGTTCGCCGTGATGAAGACCCATCCCGAGCGGGGCGCGAAGATCATGGGACGGATCCCGCAGATGCGGAACATCATCCCGGGGATGCGGTTCCACCACGAGCGCTTCGCCGGCGGCGGCTATCCGACCGGCCTCAAGGGGGGCGAGATCCCGCTGCAGGCGCGGATCATCGCCGTCGCCGACACGTTCGACGCGATGACGACCGACCGCCCCTATCAGCGCGCGCTGCCGGTGCGGGAGGCGGTCGCGCGGATCAACGACATGAAAGGGCGGATCCTCGATCCGGGCTGCGTCGAGGCGTTCAACCGCGCCTACGAGGCGGGGGAGTTCGAGGACTTCGGCCGCCGCCTTCCCGCCGACGCGGCGCCGCGGGCCGACGCCCCCGACGCCGTCGCCGGAGAGCGGCGCGGGAACTGATCCCGCGCGCGCCCCGCGCCGCGCCGCTCAGCCGAGCGGCCAGATCCGCGCCGACCAGATCACCGTCCCGAAAAAAACGCTCTCGAACGACTGCCCGCCGCCGAGCGGGACGCGCCGCGGCGCGCCCGCGGCCTGCGGGTCGGGGAGCAGCCAGAGCGCGTCCTCGGCCAGCGCGGCGCGGTGGAGGCGCAGCCCCTCGGGGAGCGCGAAGGCGTGGATCAGCGCCGGGTCGAAGGCGGGCGGGCGGCGGTCCACGACGACGAGGTCCCGCGGCCGCAGCCACGAGACGACGGCCCTGCCGTTCGTCTCGTCGATCCGAAGCGCCACGAGACCCTTGGCGGTGGAGCGGTCCACGAGACGGGCGTCGAGCGCGACGAGCGCTTCCGTCTCGTCGC encodes:
- a CDS encoding HD domain-containing protein, with translation MTDQERLTQINPTLGRGFRPPAALVLLTVVLVVGLVPLVFYGRLVTNEMTDALVASAQERQLRLAEAAAMRLDAFVDQSGREAAKIGEALASLPAIDAPRLGAFLDDATAAVRFVPVGGAPLAAAWPDADLGALRGPLDQDARAAADQSVAPAAGAPRPVLMAGPFALERPRGLAVIVSCPVQRGGRVVGVYQQVALIEKTWAEATAAVPEPMRIFLLRGDGAVVSAPRGLAAGADAFGRREVVQQFLASRGRSRGSRSYEGAGPDGAPRPMLGSFAATAHGWGVFVEVDQNLALAPVARLTRLATYGAALAAALALGAALLLGGMISRPIQRLAAISNRLAEGEFEERAPGSRVAELDVLASNFNRMAARLGELVERFRVAARDANDMFLGTIRALAEAIDEKDPYTKGHSVRVNRCAVIIGRYLGLSREEMRHLQISSLLHDVGKIGIDDAILKKPAALSEDEFAVMKTHPERGAKIMGRIPQMRNIIPGMRFHHERFAGGGYPTGLKGGEIPLQARIIAVADTFDAMTTDRPYQRALPVREAVARINDMKGRILDPGCVEAFNRAYEAGEFEDFGRRLPADAAPRADAPDAVAGERRGN